Within the Plectropomus leopardus isolate mb chromosome 15, YSFRI_Pleo_2.0, whole genome shotgun sequence genome, the region ATGAgcatggaaaaagaaaagggggaaaaaacagccaaGCATCCAGGCCTGAGTGGGCTCCTCGTAAAGTAAACGTGATGTGCTTGGTTCAAGGCAGACATCTGATAAATCACCATCAATATAACGTCACACTGAGGcctgttttgcttttgctttttctgatGTTATTTACACCAGTGTCCATAAATGAATTCTTGTGTCCCTTGCCCCCTGCAGCAGACACTGAGTCAGATTTTGTGATCTCAGCAGATAACAGAGTTGTAGTGGCCACAGAAAGGCAACATCAAATATCATATATGTGGCTATTTATGCAGAGAATCATCCCGTCTCACGTCCTTAAAAGCCTATTATTCCAAGTGCAGAGAGGTCTTGCTGGGTTTTTGTGATAAGATAGAAACGCAGAGACAATTACTTTCTTTTATGTAATGCGAAGAATTCAAGGATTCAAATCAAGACTACACACTTAACAATATTCAGAGGATGGAGAACTTTACAAAATGAGGTGAAAAGGGctatttaaaattgaaatagcTTGACTAAGTGCTGCATTAAAAGTTCATtccaacagacagacagcacatATCCCTCTATCATCCCGCCATTTTCTAAAACTCCATTACtgaatttcatctttttttttctctcctttgtcaGACTCCTTTATTGCAGAAGTTAGTAGAGGTCACATCTGGTGCTTTTCCCCCGGACTCTAATCTACAACTAATGTAATACTGGACTAAGGGGCTGTGTTTAGATGGAACAGAAGGAAGGGGGGGTGTTATTATTAGACAGCATCTCAGGAGTTGTAATCGAGTTTCAAGCCTCTCAATTCCCTAATCTTCTCCTTGTCATGGGCTACAACTGTTAAATGGCCGGGCCCCTTGTTCCTAATTTACCTTTACATGTTTTACAGCAAACGCTGGCTGCCAGCAGGTCACAGGAATGGTAACATATAAGGGCGCAAAGCTATTGTGTTGTCAGAGGACATACATAACATTTTCTTTGGCAAAGGAAATTCTAtttttacaaacagaaacagtatTCATAGAGGATGGGGTAGGGGGAAGAGGTCACAGAGAGTAGCTGGGAGTGACAGGGATGGATACGTCCTCTTTTCCAGACAAAAAGTCAAATGGGCCTCATTTGTCATAGGCGCTTTTTAACAATACAAGTAATTCAGTGAGCATCAGCTGGATCCATGTTTCCTTTCCTGTGTGGAATCTGGACTAGTCATGTTCGTAACTAGCagactgctttttcttttttttttctttttttaaaatcgcaGGACTAGTTTTCTGGTAATGAACTGGACTCAAAGGGGGCCCAGGGACTCCACCCTCAGCCATTGTGTTCGGGGTCTAGATCACTGTTGTCTTTCGTATGCACACACATTCTTTCTTGTATCACCATAGAACAGAAATGTGGTCTTTAAGAGTAATGGGCTGTAAAAGGTCAACAGGCTAAATCATAAACTAGAAGAAAGGggtatttctaaataaaaattcacaatGTAAGGAAGGTCAAAGATCAGTATCAAACATATTCCTAAACCTAATCTGATTTCCTCAGCATCAACATCGAGTTCACTTGAGGTTTCAGAGTGatatccttatttttttttatcagacttaaagaagaaaataatgaaaaaatgaggTATAACTAACACAAATATGCAGAATAAATGTATTATCAATCCTGTAAGATTACTGTCTTGTTGCCTGATACTGTAAACATTATTTTGCACTGTCTAAATGTGGGcactaaatatgtttttctctgGTTATTTTTCAGCATCCCAGGTGTGAGGAGTGCACAGTATGAGTCGAGCTGCAGATGCGTGAGGGAGGCTGGGCCCAGAAGGATAAGCACCCTGCCCTGTTTTGCTCCTTAGAGGAAAGGAGAACATTGGTTATCTGCTTCGGGAAAAGGGACCAGAGCCCTGGATTAATGTGTACACAAGCTCGACAAGGGAGCAGAGGATTCTGGGTTACCTGAAGACCTGGAGTACACAAGTGAACAGGCCGACATTGAGCCTGTGGCACAGGGGATTGGCATGGCTCAGACCAGCTTTGTGTCAACTCATCATGCCTGCTGGGCTTGATTGCAGAAAGGAGCCTTTGCTAAAGCTCGCCCCGTCCTACACGCGGAGCACTATACAACACCCCAAAAATCTCGTTTGCAGTCATGGCTGTTGAGCTCAGCAGccattaggatttttttaatattacctGAGAGCGCGTGTTTTGTCAGTGAGAGGGGGATACTTTTTCCTCAGGCTTATCTGCCATGGTAAAGGCATTGAAAGCATGAGCCTCTGACTACACAGAGGAGGTCATCGTCCAAACAAGGATCAGCTCAGCAAACACTGACCAGGTCAGGATATCACCAGAAACCTCTCGGACAAACTTTTCCTTTGAGAAAGGATAAAAGCAAATTCAAGAGGAAATCTTGATTGGATTTTTTGGCGGCTGGAAAGGATTAACCACATCGTATAAATCAGGTATGACAAATACGGATGGCTTTGCTTCTTTCCACTTCACTGACTAGACCACAATTTCTAATGAGACGTGCAGGAAGAGAGGTCATGGCAGGAATGCATAATTAAAGCAATAAATCAGTATTAGCCTAATTAAAAGGGGAACTAAACATCCATGATGAAAAAAGAGACCCTCTGCTTTTCACTTTGGTTTTGTTAATTTCAAGGCTACTTGTTGTACATTTATGAATTGTGAAATTTTataccttctttttttaataagattGATTTACTTAATTAGGTACGTTTTAAACACATCACAGCTACAACAAAGATCATTAACAGCACTGTGGGAGGATAAATGAGGCTTACAAATTTCATCTTGTAACCTCAGAAAAACAAGTCCCTCTTAGATCTCAACGTGCTGAAGACCTCTCAAACCTCTTTTCTGTGAGGAGAAACATTTTTCCCCTACCTTGTAAGAGGCCAGTTAAACCACAGAATTTGAATAGTGAAAGGCATGGGTAATGATCTAACAGGACTTAAGAGTATGTCGGTTCCACACCAGTTCATCAACAAAGCCTGACTTTGTTCACTCTCGTGGCCTGTAGCGATGAAAGGCAGCCTTGAGATacagaaatgtgtaaaacaacTAGGGAGAGCTATTAAATTTCACAAGTCGGGTCCAAAAAGCAGTCACACAGAGATTCAATTCACAAAACTCTGAAgttggaacatttcttaaaaagcaGTTCAGTTTCTAATGCAGGTtactttttgaacttttaatcCTAGAAATCTATAGGTGACATTAAGACAGTTCTGAAGAAAACAGATTATTGCAGGGGAAgaactgtttcattttatttttactgtctggCAATCCTAATAATCAATTCACATGAATTTAATAGGAGGATTTTAAACTGATTCTTTCAGCAGTTATTTAATCTAGAAAGTGCTGCAGGCAGCATTTCAAACACCCAGCAATTATGAGAACAGGAATTTGGCTCTCCTTTAAAGGCCTTGTGCATTAAATGTACCCTTGTGTCTTCTCCCCAGGGGCCCTTGAGTGATTAGACTGCCAGGCAACACAGCTTCAAGATGGTGCGTCAATGCAAGGCCTTTATCCTCTTCCTCACCCGGGTTGGGCTGCTGCTGGGTCTTGCTAACCCCCTAGTGACCTCCGCCTCATGTCCCTCAGCCTGCCGCTGTGATGGGACCTTCATCTACTGCAATGACCGTGGCCTGACTTCCATCCCAACTGGTATACCCCAGGATGCTACAGTGCTCTTTCTGCAAAACAATCGCATCAAGAGTTCGGGCATTCCTGCAGAGCTCCGCAGGCTGACATATGTGGAGAAGATCTACCTTTACTGCAACAATCTCGATGAGTTCCCCACAAATCTTCCTCTTGGGCTGAAAGAGCTCCACCTTCAGGAGAACAATGTTCGGATGATTACCCATGCCTCTTTAGCTCAGATTCCCTACATTGAGGAACTACACCTGGATGATAACTCTGTATCCGCAGTCAGCATAGAGGAGGGGGCCTTCAGGGACAGTAATCACCTCAGACTGCTATTTCTCTCCCGAAACCACCTAAGTACCATCCCTTTAGGCCTACCCATGAGCATTGAGGAGCTGCGCTTTGATGACAACCGCATTTCCTCCATCTCAGAGCAGTCGCTGCAAGATCTCATCAACCTGAAGCGACTAATCCTGGATGGTAACCTGCTTAACAACCGTGGGATTGGGGAGATGGCTCTCATCAACCTGATCAACCTGACTGAGCTTTCACTAGTGAGGAACTCGTTGACAATGCCGCCAGCCAACTTGCCCGGCAACAGTTTGGAGAAGCTGCAGCTACAAGATAATCACATTAATCGAGTCCCGCCTGGGGCATTTGCCTTCCTTAGGCAGCTGTATCGCCTGGACCTGTCTGGCAACAACCTGAGCAGCCTCCCACAGGGTGTATTTGAAGATCTGGACAATCTCACACAGCTCCTGCTACGCAACAACCCCTGGCAATGCACTTGCAAGATGAAATGGGTGCGAGACTGGCTGCGGTCGCTGCCGGCTAAGGTGAATGTACGTGGCTTCATGTGCCAAGGTCCTGATAAGGTCAAAGGCATGGCAATTAAAGACCTAACTACAGACATGTTTGACTGCACGGATTCAGAACTCAACCCCACGTATGAAACAAGCACAGTCTCCAACACTTTACGCCCCACACAGCCGCAGTGGCCCTCGTTTGTGACTAAAAGACCTGTGGTAAAAGGGCCTGACGTTGGTAAGAATTACCACAGCACTACCACCTCTTCGGGCAGAAAGATCATCACCATCAGTGTGAAGTCAAGTAGTGCTGATGCAATACACATATCATGGAGGGTGTCGCAGCCCATGACTGCCCTGCGGCTCAGCTGGCTAAAGCTGGGACACAGCCCTGCCTTTGGCTCCATCACTGAGACCATTGTGCAGG harbors:
- the flrt3 gene encoding leucine-rich repeat transmembrane protein FLRT3, with protein sequence MVRQCKAFILFLTRVGLLLGLANPLVTSASCPSACRCDGTFIYCNDRGLTSIPTGIPQDATVLFLQNNRIKSSGIPAELRRLTYVEKIYLYCNNLDEFPTNLPLGLKELHLQENNVRMITHASLAQIPYIEELHLDDNSVSAVSIEEGAFRDSNHLRLLFLSRNHLSTIPLGLPMSIEELRFDDNRISSISEQSLQDLINLKRLILDGNLLNNRGIGEMALINLINLTELSLVRNSLTMPPANLPGNSLEKLQLQDNHINRVPPGAFAFLRQLYRLDLSGNNLSSLPQGVFEDLDNLTQLLLRNNPWQCTCKMKWVRDWLRSLPAKVNVRGFMCQGPDKVKGMAIKDLTTDMFDCTDSELNPTYETSTVSNTLRPTQPQWPSFVTKRPVVKGPDVGKNYHSTTTSSGRKIITISVKSSSADAIHISWRVSQPMTALRLSWLKLGHSPAFGSITETIVQGERKEYLLTALEPESSYRICMVPMETSNIYLSDETPVCIETETGSHKSYNPTTTLNREQEKEPYKNSSLPLAAIIGGAVALLAIIMLALVCWYVHRNGSLFSRNCTYNKGRRRKDDYAEAGTKKDTSILEIRETSFQMIPINHLPVSKEEFVIHTIFPPNGLTLYKSPHTDNSINNRSYRDSGIPDSDHSHS